In the Solanum pennellii chromosome 5, SPENNV200 genome, one interval contains:
- the LOC107020759 gene encoding pentatricopeptide repeat-containing protein At1g22960, mitochondrial-like encodes MTLYVRASKFIIPKSNLNHFSIFVFSSLKRLIFYSSLHQFQCPSEIKINNITRTGSNNGGNGIRENPFSDSDIQRLILNKIEERGWVTGEEFWVVPDCFHSLIYDSDLLVKILSSIRCRPRVALRLFRWAEGQKGFKYSEFTFCTILDILIQNGWVKSAYWVVERVISSNMHKVVDLLVDGYLNLKVSVEILNLFLRIYTKNANVDQCLLVFQKMLRNEMLPDVKNCNRILRNLRDRNLVAKAREVYKMMGEFGIMPTIITYNTMLDLFCREGEVEQALDLLSEMERRECYPNDVTYNILINGLSKKGEFNHARGLIGEMLNKGLRVSAHTYNPLIYGYCVKGMVVEALSLGEEMEVRGVSPTVSTYNTFIYALCRQGQASEARYWFSVMLKKNLVPDIMSYNPLIYGYCRLGDIDEAFSLLHDLRSRGLFPTVITYNTIMDGLCKKGNLEDAKQMKEEMMRHGISPDVFTYTILVHGSCKAGNLPMAKELFDEMLRRGLEPDCIAYTTRIAGVLSLGDILNACKLQEEMSTKGFPPNIIIYNVFVDGIAKLGNLEEATELLQKMVGDGLMPDHVTYTSIIHAYVEFGNLKKARELFDEMISKDISPTVVTYTVLIHAHAGKGRLELAHMYFSEMQQKSILPNVITYNALINGLCKYRRINEAYSYFAEMKTRGIIPNKYTYTILINENCDLGNWQEVLRLFKEMLDNGIQPDSFTYSAMLKNLGRDYKSHAIEYLDFILLGDEGDEGTAEAKS; translated from the coding sequence ATGACCCTTTATGTTAGAGCTTCTAAATTCATCATACCCAAATCAAATCTCAATCATTTCAGCATTTTCGTATTTTCTTCTCTTAAAAGATTGATTTTTTATTCATCTTTACATCAGTTTCAATGCCCATCTGagataaaaatcaataatattacaAGGACTGGTAGTAATAATGGTGGCAATGGCATTCGAGAAAATCCCTTTTCAGATTCTGATATTCAGAGATTAATTTTGAATAAGATTGAAGAAAGGGGCTGGGTTACTGGGGAGGAATTTTGGGTTGTTCCAGATTGTTTTCATTCTTTAATTTATGATTCTGATTTGTTGGTTAAGATTCTTAGCTCAATTCGTTGTCGACCAAGGGTTGCATTGAGATTGTTTAGGTGGGCTGAAGGGCAAAAGGGATTCAAGTATTCAGAGTTTACTTTTTGTACTATTCTTGATATTTTGATACAGAATGGTTGGGTAAAGTCTGCTTATTGGGTGGTAGAAAGGGTGATTAGTAGTAATATGCATAAAGTTGTTGATTTATTGGTTGATGGGTATTTGAATTTGAAGGTTTCTGTTGAGATACTTAATCTTTTTTTGAGAATATACACGAAGAACGCAAATGTGGATCAGTGCTTGTTAGTTTTCCAGAAGATGCTGAGGAATGAGATGTTGCCTGATGTGAAGAATTGTAATAGGATTCTAAGGAACTTAAGAGATAGGAATTTAGTTGCCAAGGCGAGAGAAGTGTATAAGATGATGGGTGAATTTGGGATTATGCCTACTATTAttacttataatacaatgttgGATTTGTTTTGTAGAGAAGGTGAAGTAGAACAGGCTTTGGATCTTTTATCAGAAATGGAGAGAAGGGAGTGCTATCCAAATGATGTAACATACAATATCTTGATTAATGGGTTATCAAAGAAAGGGGAGTTTAACCATGCTAGAGGTTTGATTGGAGAGATGTTGAATAAAGGACTGAGGGTTTCAGCTCATACATATAATCCTCTAATTTATGGTTACTGTGTTAAGGGAATGGTTGTGGAGGCATTGAGTCTTGGAGAAGAGATGGAAGTAAGAGGAGTTTCACCTACTGTCTCAACatataatacatttatttatgCTCTTTGCCGGCAGGGGCAAGCTAGTGAAGCAAGATACTGGTTTTCTGTCATGTTGAAGAAGAATTTGGTGCCGGACATAATGTCATACAACCCTTTGATTTACGGATACTGTCGGTTGGGGGATATTGATGAGGCCTTTTCCTTATTACATGATTTAAGGAGCAGGGGACTTTTTCCTACAGTGATCACCTACAATACAATTATGGATGGACTCTGTAAAAAAGGTAATTTAGAGGATGCTAAGCAGATGAAAGAAGAAATGATGAGACATGGTATATCTCCTGATGTATTTACTTATACTATTCTGGTTCATGGTTCCTGCAAGGCAGGAAATTTACCAATGGCAAAAGAACTATTTGATGAGATGTTACGGAGGGGTTTGGAGCCTGACTGCATTGCTTACACAACTCGAATAGCAGGTGTACTGAGCCTGGGTGACATATTGAACGCATGCAAACTACAAGAGGAAATGTCAACAAAGGGATTCCCACCAAATATAATAATCTACAATGTATTTGTGGATGGTATTGCGAAGCTGGGTAATCTTGAAGAAGCAACTGAGTTGTTACAGAAGATGGTTGGGGATGGCCTTATGCCTGATCACGTAACATATACCAGTATAATTCATGCCTATGTCGAATTTGGGAACCTTAAGAAAGCCAGAGAGTTGTTTGATGAGATGATAAGTAAAGACATATCTCCGACAGTTGTAACATACACAGTGCTGATTCATGCGCATGCCGGTAAAGGGAGGCTTGAACTTGCACATATGTATTTTTCAGAGATGCAACAGAAGAGCATTCTGCCAAATGTGATCACCTACAATGCGCTAATAAATGGCCTTTGCAAGTACAGAAGAATAAACGAGGCTTACAGTTACTTCGCTGAAATGAAAACAAGAGGAATTATCCCTAATAAATATACCTACACCATTTTGATAAATGAGAACTGTGATTTGGGTAACTGGCAAGAGGTTTTGAGACTGTTCAAAGAAATGTTGGATAACGGAATCCAGCCTGATTCTTTTACATACAGTGCGATGTTGAAAAATCTCGGAAGAGATTATAAATCACATGCCATAGAATACCTTGACTTTATACTTTTGGGTGATGAAGGCGATGAAGGCACTGCCGAAgcaaaaagttga